In Ananas comosus cultivar F153 linkage group 14, ASM154086v1, whole genome shotgun sequence, the genomic stretch ttttctaactaaaattcaattgatttggataactttacactgttaaacgagaaaacgtctcatatctatcattaaaattacaaaatttgaaaccctttgatcattaggtcaatgatgttgaaaatatttgaaatttggtttctaaatacttcaagtagtatagatcatattcaacggtatcgattgtcgatttgaaggctctatcttcgaaaacaaatgggtggcaacggagctcgtttgttaacgatagcattccagctcaactcacacacacacacacacacacacatatagagctattatgctatcgaaagtatagagaatttgatgcttTCGATGGGTTGAATAGTAtcactagggttgagtggtcttcaaaggataataatattaatcccaAGGTTAAAAATAACTAAAGGAACTGATCTAAGAGAGCCAGGAACTGATCAAAGAGCCAAAAagtcgaaagcaccagatcctctattcttctgatagcatagtagctctactctctctctgtatataatAAGAATTTAGAATATATTGGTGTCAAAAAAGATTAAATGTTTTATGCATATTGTGTCCACAGACAAGTATCATGTAGTCATGGTATGCGCCGTGTTGTACCATATCGAAAAATTGTCAGCACGGTATCATGTCACGACACTTAAATTTTCATTCATAAGTTAAACCAGGCtgtttttattttgggttaattttatagAGCTTCATGTAAACATaccaaatagcaaatatattcctacaaaattcaacttttcatatttattcataCAAAAGTCTAGTGATATTTTTTGCTCCTCTGGTTTATTGTCATTAgagtattgtttattttttaataaaaaataagtgaaataatattattgccattacaaatatgtccCCTCAAAAGCGCCAAcagttaaaattatatagaaatatctaccaaaaaattttcaacagtcatctttttattttttttaccattacaaataatattagAGGAATTAAAAGGTTAATTTATCTCATTTACTAATTAGTGTAAAATATTTTACCTATAGTTAACTATATTCTTCTAACATATCCTAATAGTAGTGGTATAGttgaaaaagttaaattttttgttgagataaatatgaaaaattaaacatTGTAGAAATATATCAGTTATTCGGTATAATTACAGAGAGTGTatgcaattaaaaaattttaaaatagtttggaAAATCGTGCGGTGCATTTAAAGATTGTTTCAAGAGAATTAAAATTGATTACTAAGGCTTATTTGGCATGGTTTTTTTNTTATTAAAGCGTATAAATACAACACCTATAAATTTCAATTGTGATTTGCACCAAACAGACCTTCGCAACATAGGCAAGATGCAGACCTACTAGCTAGCaacattacttttttttttttttccagctcGTTTTCCGCCACCCTTGAGGCCTTGTTGGctcacccatgtagctaagtttatatactaaatgaatgaagcgggtagcgtgctatcttttcctcaaaaaaaaaaaaaaaaaaaaaaaaaaaaaaaaaaacttacttttAATCAAAAAAGTTTTATTTCTTGTTGAGTTTATAGAGCAATTTTGGATGTatcgattttaattttatcctaACATCTCAAAATTTTTATGCTAAATTTCTgtggttttaaaaaaattttatttcccaAGGAAAGAAATTTCTCTTTATAGTTTAATTTCATCATAAACTTATTTTCTACCACACTTCATGCTGAACATATTACTTACTATTCATAGAGAATCCAAATGAGgagtcaaaataaataaataaataaatacataaatccaAGTATAGGGTTTGTCAAATCCTTGACCAATTTGGACTAGTTTTAGAAATGTCCAATGGTTCTCATTGACCCTCCAACTCATCCTCTTACCCTTCCAAACaagtgttttcttctttttttttttcttcctttcttccttCACAAATGAAAGCTTGAATAATCTTTGCCgcccctccctctcctctccaacaaccatctctctctctctctctctctctctctctctctctcatcgttgtcgctgttgctgttgttgtcgCCATCGCTATGGCTTACAACCAACAACCGCCTCCGCGCTACGTGATGTTATCTGAGTATGGCGGTGGCAGTGGGGGGGAGTCCCTGAACCTCCGTCCTCCGCCCCACCGACGCAACCTACCCCGTTACTACTCCCACGGTCGATCGAAAGGCGGTGCCTGTTGCTGTGGCTGCCTCTGCTGGTGCTGCTGCTTTCTCCTCCTTTTCATCCTTGCGGTTGTCGGCACCGCCGCTTACTTCTTCTTCATCATGAAGCCCAAGATCCCTTCCTACTCCGTCTCGGCCCTCTCGATCTCCTCCTTCGAGTTCCGCGCCTCCGATTTCACCCTCCATGCGAAGCTCACCGCGCATATTCGTGCAGAAAACCCTAACGACATGATAGGCATCTCTTACGGTTCAGGTTCCAGCGTAGTCGTGTCGTATAAAAATTCGACGTTGTGCTCCGGTCACCTACCGAGCTTCTACCAAGGACACCGAAACACGACCGTCATGCAGGTGGTCATGGAGGGGCGACATACGGTCGATTCAGGATTTCAAGATGCTCTCAAGGAGAACAGGGAAGCAGGGCAAGTCCCGCTTGACGTGTACGTGCGCGTGCCGGTCTCGTTGCGGCTCAACGAGGTCGACCTTCGGGAGATCACGGTGAACGTCCATTGCGCGCTCGTCGTCGACAGCTTGTCTCCGAACACCAAGGTCAACATAAAGTCGGCGCAGTACAAGGTCAACGTCGAGTTCTAAGGCCTCATTCAATCGTCGTGATTGGCACCGCTCAGCAACGATagcaacgacgacgacgacgacgatggcaATTTAGGGTTTCATGAGATGAAGAGAGAAAACCCTAGCTTTTGTTTGAATCTTATTTTTGTGTCAGGTTGATTTTATACTTGTGAGAGGTCAAAATGGTAGAGAGGATCCAACAACAAAAAGGCATATTAGTGTTGACTCCGTAAGATGGAATACGTATATAGAGAGATGGAGCATGTATTGAGAATTATATAGTTTGAGTGAGGAGGGGGATaggaataatataaattttatccaaatactttattttattttagaaacatttcaaaaacaaataaataccaAGAAATTAACTGTAGTTCTATTTATGCTCGCATTTACTTTttgttttgtctctttttttttccttcctacatgtggtgtattttattttcttttatattctaCTTTTCAAGGTATGTATACATTagataaattgaaaaaaaaaaaatcattataaaatttttatttatttgtatagtCATAAAGAGTTTCAAATTATACTTTCAATTTATTGCGATTACTTtagttataaaataaataaactatttaattatttgtttttattgcTATAAAATTTTTGCACCAGCTGCATTTTAGGAGTccctaaaattttagaagactAGGGATCAAATTCTGTAAATATGCATGTGTAGGTTCCAAATCCCACCATTTGTAAGCCTCTCCAGAATAAGGCTTCATTTAGGATTGCAGGAAGATTATGTTACATatggtgagaaagtacgatgaaaaaatacaCTATTTGTACGATGGAAAAATACTATATTTGTTTTCATAAGTAATATTATGTTCCGTATATCGCGATGAAtagattatgatatattttctgcggtcctatCAGAGGATACagaagcatattcctatatgcttttaccCTAACTCCATTTTATATAATAGCATCAGATAAgtttcaataccaaactaagtctaaaAATGACTATGCTAGACAATGATTCTCAGAACATTTCAAATGGGTGGTGCTTCTGAACAGCAATATATGGACTAAGCTTCATattctcaaataaataaataaataactaaataataatatggTAAAAGTTGGGCACTTGGGCCTTGCAATCTATAGCCTAAACCCTACCTCTTGGGCTTGGAAAACAATTCCCAtgagtaaaaaagaaaattaagtgtTTGCTTTCTTTTGTCTGTTTGGTTCCTCAGAAAAGTCtgaaaactaaaaaaagtttggacaaaatttttgttttatggAAAACTTCTTTATTCAAGTTTTCATCTGTTTTAAACtagttattttgaaaaaaaaaaaaaaaaatagatcacatggaaaatttgagtttttgtttttcagggtttttttttgaaaaaaaatagcacTAGTCCTtcataaaatctgaaaaaatagtttttcaaaaCATCTAATTTTACTTAGAACCAGACGagcgaaaaattgaaaaaggggTTTAGTTctgaaatttgaacttaaatttacaTTCAAAATCTATCTTCTACATCTGAATTATGCATTTAAATAAGAATTTAAGTTTTTGATTCAAAAAAGTTCAAGTGGTTTAGTTTATATTTggatttatctaaaattttatgttttaattgaaattcaaattttaaattgtaagaGTCAAAATTTCATGAGggcaatttaaaaatttcgaaaaatattttttaagcttaagctaattttttactttaattaactaatttatagttgtaagaattgcataaagtatactaactatatttgtaaaaataaatgacacattcaaattttaaagtcaaagtattgTTGATTggcttaaatcaaacaaattgaaagattaaacagtaaaatcaaaattttaaaaaatctgcaaaatggtttatagtttAGATACGTTTTATATCTTTTTACCTGTTTTACAAAAGTAGAAAAGTTCTATCCTATTTTTGTGTTTtccaaaaaaagtaaataaataaatatataaaaactatGCTAATCTAGTCTATAGTGATGCTCATTTATGCACACACAAAGCATGAAAGATTTGGTCTtgtatttgctttatttttttgtccttttcccCTTGTATACATCAgattaaaaaaagtttatttccacagtaaaaaaattagaaaaaggaaaaaaaaagaaaaaggttaggTGAAGTTCTAGAAGCCCAAAGATTCTAATtctttaattgaaaaaaaaaaagagaaaaaaaatataaaacaaatatgTTTCAGATCAGAATCAGTCAAAACTATCAAATCTCAAACATCAACACCATGATTTCTTATCCTCATATTTCTACATCAGATATATAACCAATTATTACACAGAAGAAAAAGTCACTACCCCTAATCCAACTTAGCAAAAGCACTTTTTTAAACATTAGTTAACAACTTCTCTACAAAGCACTCCTACAACTACTTGACCAGAATCATATTCTTGGTGTGCCATACAAAGAAATTAATCCACCCATCCACCCAccatttcatcaaatttaacaattttaattaatatagtgTTGGATTGccggcgctaatcattaatcccaaaagctcaggttgttagaaatacacaaccaattcacttaaagcgtatagatacagTGCTCACggatctcaatt encodes the following:
- the LOC109720621 gene encoding NDR1/HIN1-like protein 13, producing the protein MAYNQQPPPRYVMLSEYGGGSGGESLNLRPPPHRRNLPRYYSHGRSKGGACCCGCLCWCCCFLLLFILAVVGTAAYFFFIMKPKIPSYSVSALSISSFEFRASDFTLHAKLTAHIRAENPNDMIGISYGSGSSVVVSYKNSTLCSGHLPSFYQGHRNTTVMQVVMEGRHTVDSGFQDALKENREAGQVPLDVYVRVPVSLRLNEVDLREITVNVHCALVVDSLSPNTKVNIKSAQYKVNVEF